One Streptomyces coeruleorubidus DNA segment encodes these proteins:
- a CDS encoding VOC family protein yields the protein MADNAPHPLHWKIVIDCANPHAQADFWAAALHYEVEDNNALIERLLDSGAVPAELTVEFHGRHAFRDLVAVRHPDDPYDKESGTGLGRRLLFQRVPDPKTVKNRLHLDLHPDRGTREDEVVRLEGLGASVLRRVADQGTAWVVMEDPEGNEFCVH from the coding sequence ATGGCAGACAACGCTCCGCACCCCCTCCACTGGAAGATCGTCATCGACTGCGCGAACCCCCACGCACAGGCCGACTTCTGGGCCGCCGCGCTGCACTACGAGGTCGAGGACAACAACGCGCTCATCGAGAGACTGCTGGACTCCGGCGCCGTACCGGCCGAGCTCACCGTCGAGTTCCACGGTCGGCACGCCTTCCGGGACCTGGTCGCCGTACGGCATCCCGACGACCCGTACGACAAGGAGAGCGGGACCGGGCTGGGACGGCGGCTGCTGTTCCAGCGCGTACCGGACCCGAAGACGGTCAAGAACCGGCTCCACCTGGACCTGCACCCCGATCGAGGGACGCGCGAGGACGAGGTCGTACGCCTGGAGGGGCTCGGGGCGAGCGTGCTGCGGCGGGTGGCGGACCAGGGCACGGCATGGGTCGTGATGGAGGATCCGGAGGGAAACGAGTTCTGCGTGCACTAG